CTATCGCGTGTTCGAGCTGGGCGCGCTGCACTTCGACATCGATGGCCTGAGCCTGCGTGCTCTTGAGTTGGGTTTCCGCCTGAACTACGTCCGTTTTTGCCACGATGCCGGCTGCATACTGGTTTTGGGTAAGCCGCAGAGATTCTTGGTAGGCGACGGCCGTGTCGTCAAGCAGTTGCTTTTGAGTATCCTGTGCACGCAACTGAATATAATCCTGCGCCAGTTCGGCTTGCGCCGAGAGCCGCGCTGCTGCAAGGTCGGCGGCGCTCGCCTGCGCGCTCGCTTCATTCGATTCCACCGTGCGCCGTACCTTGCCCCACAAATCCGGTTCCCAGGATGCATCCAGCGTTAACAGATAGCTGTTCTGTATGCCCGGCCTGATCGATTGGGACTGCGAGTTGCTGAAACCAGCGGGAGAATGGGAGCGTGATTCGGCTGCGCTCGCCGAAACAGTAGGAAAATAGCCCGCTCGCGCCACTTGAACGAGCGCCCGCGCCTGGCGATACTGGGCTTCCGCCTGCGCCAGATTCTGATTCGAGATGTTGACCTGCTCTTCGAGGCTGTTAAGCAGGGGGTCATTATAAGCTTCCCACCATTTTCCCTTAACCTCCTGGTCACGCGGCTGCGCTGTTTTCCAATTGGCCATCTCTTTGAAGGTCGTCGGTGTCTCAACAGTGGGACGCACATAATCGGGACCTACTGTGCAGGCTGCCAGCACCATCAATGGACCGAACAGCGTGATGGATTTTATGTCATGTAGTTTCATATGACCTCCGCAGCATTTTTAATTCATTCCATCCGCTACCGGCTGCATTACGTGGCTCGAAAAGATATGCTTGCACCAGAGGCGGAAGCGGTCCAGATAGAGATACATGACCGGCGTCGTATAAAGCGTCAAAGTCTGACTGACAATTAGCCCGCCGACAATCGCAATGCCCAGCGGTCGGCGCAGCTCAGCGCCTTCGCCGAAGCCAAGTGCCAAGGGCAACGCGCCCAGCATCGCCGCCATGGTCGTCATCATGATCGGGCGGAAGCGCAGCAAGCAAGCTTGATAGATTGCCTGTTCCGGGCGAAGGCCCAACCTGCGCTCCGCGTCAAGCGCGAAGTCGATCATCATGATCGCGTTCTTTTTCACGATCCCGATAAGTAGAATTACGCCAATCAGGGCGATGACGCTGAACTCGCTGTGAAACACAAGCAGCGCCAGAATCGCCCCGACGCCGGCAGATGGAAGCGTGGAAAGTATCGTGATCGGGTGCACGTAGCTTTCGTATAAAACTCCGAGCACGATGTACACAGTTAGCAGCGCGGCCAGGATCAGCCAGGGCTGATTTTCAAGCGAAGCCTGAAAAGCGCGCGCGGTGCCCTGGAAGCTTCCGTGGATGGACGTCGGCACTTCGATACGGTCCATAGCGTCGTCGATCGCGCGAGTCGCATCTGAGAGCGATACGCCTACCGGCAAATTGAACGATATGGTCGAAGCGACGAACTGTCCCTGGTGATTGACGCCGAGCGGCGTGTTGGTGGCTTCGTAATGGGCGAAAGCCGAAAGCGGCACTTGCGCGCCTGCGCTCGTGCTCACGTAAACATTGTTTAGAGTAGTGGGATCTTGCCAATATTTTGGGGCGACTTCCATGACCACGCGGTACTGGTTG
This region of Burkholderiales bacterium genomic DNA includes:
- a CDS encoding efflux transporter outer membrane subunit; the encoded protein is MKLHDIKSITLFGPLMVLAACTVGPDYVRPTVETPTTFKEMANWKTAQPRDQEVKGKWWEAYNDPLLNSLEEQVNISNQNLAQAEAQYRQARALVQVARAGYFPTVSASAAESRSHSPAGFSNSQSQSIRPGIQNSYLLTLDASWEPDLWGKVRRTVESNEASAQASAADLAAARLSAQAELAQDYIQLRAQDTQKQLLDDTAVAYQESLRLTQNQYAAGIVAKTDVVQAETQLKSTQAQAIDVEVQRAQLEHAIALLIGKPASVFSILPAPLNTKLPAVPFGVPSDLLERRPDVAAAERLVAASNAQIGVTIAAFYPNLTLSASGGFQSPSWSNWLTVPNRFWAVGPQLAETLFDGGLRRAQTAQARAAYDANVAVYRQTVLNGFKEVEDNLAALRILEQEADVQDQAVQAARLSVQLTTNQYKAGTVSYLNVVVVQAAALNNERTAVTILSQRLVASVLLIKALGGGWNASDLPTAEKLAVNREQKNLTQ